A single window of Mycolicibacterium aurum DNA harbors:
- a CDS encoding AurF N-oxygenase family protein — translation MAVKEARTRVIRRWRKNMDVLDDVEYVNTLTTLSEGSVRRNFNPFTDIDWDSPEFAVTPNDERWILPATDPIGKHEWYRSQPVERQIEIGMWRQANVAKVGLHFESILIRGLMEYAFWTPNGSPEYRYCLHEAVEECNHTLMFQEMVNRIGADVPGMPRLLKWVQPMIPLVAGPMPIPFWFGILAGEEPIDHTQKNVLREGKSLHPIMERVMAIHVAEEARHISFAHEYLRKRVPALPRRKRFWLSLYVPVVMRVLCSAIIVPPRAFWKEFDIPRSVRKEIFFKSPESRKMLRDMFGDVRMLAEETGLANPVAKLIWRLCRIDGKASRYRSEPQRQHLAPVA, via the coding sequence ATGGCTGTCAAGGAAGCACGTACGCGCGTCATCCGGCGGTGGCGCAAGAACATGGACGTCCTCGACGACGTCGAGTACGTCAACACCCTCACCACGTTGTCCGAAGGCTCGGTGCGGCGCAATTTCAACCCCTTCACCGACATCGACTGGGATTCGCCCGAGTTCGCCGTCACCCCGAACGACGAGCGCTGGATCCTGCCCGCGACCGATCCGATCGGCAAGCACGAGTGGTACCGGTCGCAGCCCGTGGAGCGCCAGATCGAGATCGGGATGTGGCGTCAAGCCAACGTCGCCAAGGTCGGCCTCCATTTCGAGTCGATCCTGATCCGCGGCCTGATGGAATACGCGTTCTGGACGCCCAACGGCTCACCCGAGTACCGGTACTGCCTGCACGAGGCCGTGGAGGAATGCAACCACACGCTGATGTTCCAGGAGATGGTCAACCGCATCGGTGCCGACGTGCCCGGTATGCCCCGACTGCTCAAGTGGGTGCAACCGATGATCCCGCTCGTCGCCGGTCCCATGCCGATCCCGTTCTGGTTCGGCATCCTCGCCGGCGAGGAGCCGATCGACCACACACAGAAGAACGTGCTCCGCGAGGGCAAGTCGCTGCATCCGATCATGGAGCGGGTGATGGCCATCCACGTCGCCGAGGAGGCGCGCCACATCTCGTTCGCGCATGAGTATCTGCGCAAGCGGGTGCCCGCCCTGCCGCGCCGCAAGCGGTTCTGGCTGTCGCTCTACGTGCCGGTCGTCATGCGGGTGCTGTGCTCGGCCATCATCGTGCCGCCGCGCGCCTTCTGGAAAGAGTTCGACATCCCCCGCTCGGTGCGCAAGGAGATCTTCTTCAAGTCGCCCGAGTCGCGAAAGATGCTGCGCGACATGTTCGGTGACGTCCGGATGCTGGCCGAGGAAACCGGGCTGGCGAACCCGGTCGCCAAGCTGATCTGGCGGCTCTGCCGGATCGACGGCAAGGCCAGCCGCTACCGCAGCGAGCCGCAACGCCAGCACCTGGCGCCGGTTGCGTAA
- the serC gene encoding phosphoserine transaminase — protein MAESPFPTIPADIKPADGRFGCGPSKVRPEQLQALAAGGHLFGTSHRQAPVKNLVGRVRDGLRQLFSLPDGYEVILGNGGSTAFWDAAAFGLIEERSLHLTYGEFSAKFASAVAKNPFVGDPVVIKADAGSAPEPVSDPSVDLIAWAHNETSTGVALPVQRPQGSGDALIAIDATSAAGGLPVTITDADVYYFAPQKNFAGDGGLWIALMSPAALARVEAIAAGGRWVPEFLSLPIAIDNSVKNQTYNTPAIATLILLAEQLDWLNGNGGLDWAVKRTADSSSRLYSWADASSYATPFVTDPALRSQVVGTVDFSDEVDAAAVAKILRANGIVDTEPYRKLGRNQLRVGMFPAVEPDDVSALTACVDWVVERL, from the coding sequence ATGGCCGAGAGCCCCTTCCCCACCATTCCCGCCGATATCAAGCCCGCCGACGGACGTTTCGGCTGCGGGCCCTCCAAAGTGCGGCCGGAACAACTGCAGGCGCTGGCCGCCGGCGGCCACCTGTTCGGAACGTCGCACCGTCAGGCGCCGGTGAAGAATCTCGTCGGCCGCGTCCGCGACGGGTTGCGCCAGCTGTTCTCCCTGCCTGACGGCTACGAGGTGATTCTCGGCAACGGAGGGTCGACCGCGTTCTGGGACGCCGCCGCGTTCGGGCTGATCGAGGAACGCTCCCTGCACCTGACCTACGGCGAGTTCAGCGCCAAGTTCGCCTCCGCCGTGGCGAAGAATCCGTTCGTGGGCGACCCGGTGGTCATCAAGGCCGACGCGGGCAGCGCCCCTGAGCCGGTGTCCGATCCGTCCGTCGACCTGATCGCGTGGGCGCACAACGAGACCTCGACGGGCGTCGCGCTCCCGGTCCAGCGACCGCAGGGGTCCGGCGATGCGCTGATCGCCATCGATGCCACGTCCGCTGCCGGCGGGCTGCCGGTGACCATCACCGACGCCGACGTGTACTACTTCGCGCCTCAGAAGAACTTCGCCGGCGACGGCGGCCTGTGGATCGCACTGATGTCGCCGGCCGCGCTCGCGCGCGTCGAAGCGATCGCCGCGGGCGGACGCTGGGTTCCCGAGTTCCTGTCCCTGCCGATCGCGATCGACAACAGCGTGAAGAACCAGACCTACAACACGCCGGCGATCGCCACGTTGATCCTGCTCGCCGAGCAACTCGACTGGCTCAACGGCAACGGCGGCCTGGACTGGGCCGTGAAGCGCACCGCCGACTCGTCGTCGCGGCTCTACTCGTGGGCCGACGCCTCCTCCTACGCCACCCCGTTCGTCACGGATCCGGCGCTGCGCTCGCAGGTCGTCGGCACGGTCGATTTCTCCGATGAGGTGGACGCGGCCGCCGTCGCCAAGATCCTGCGGGCCAACGGCATCGTCGACACCGAGCCGTACCGCAAGCTCGGGCGCAACCAGCTGCGCGTCGGCATGTTCCCGGCCGTCGAACCCGACGACGTCAGCGCCTTGACGGCGTGCGTCGACTGGGTTGTCGAGCGTTTGTGA
- the sepH gene encoding septation protein SepH: MRELRVVGLDIDGRRIICESGDSGEKFVLRSDDRLKAALRGDQAISNQMAIDVEVNMLRPKDIQSKIRAGASVEQVAAASGADIARVERFAHPVLLERARAAELATAAHPVLADGPSVLTLLETVTTALVARGLDPDANWDAWRNEDGRWTVQLAWRAGLSDNVAHFRYAPGAHGGTVTAFDEAAAELIDPNFARTLRPLAPVAQLALEDIEPVVAPEPEPEQVVETPEPEPAVKAPRPRKGRPAVPAWEDVLLGVRSSGGQR, encoded by the coding sequence ATGCGGGAACTCAGAGTCGTCGGACTCGACATCGACGGCAGACGCATCATCTGCGAATCAGGTGACTCGGGCGAGAAGTTCGTCCTTCGCTCCGACGACCGACTCAAGGCCGCGCTGCGCGGCGACCAGGCCATCTCCAATCAAATGGCGATCGATGTCGAGGTGAACATGCTGCGTCCCAAGGACATTCAGTCGAAGATCCGGGCGGGCGCATCCGTCGAGCAGGTCGCCGCGGCCTCCGGCGCCGACATCGCCCGCGTCGAGCGCTTTGCCCACCCCGTACTGCTGGAGCGGGCCCGCGCCGCCGAGCTGGCCACCGCCGCACATCCCGTGCTCGCCGACGGCCCGTCGGTGCTCACCCTGCTGGAGACGGTGACGACAGCACTCGTCGCGCGCGGGCTGGACCCGGACGCGAACTGGGACGCGTGGCGCAACGAAGACGGTCGCTGGACGGTGCAGCTGGCGTGGCGGGCAGGCCTGTCCGACAACGTCGCGCACTTCCGCTATGCGCCCGGCGCCCACGGCGGCACCGTCACCGCCTTCGACGAGGCCGCCGCCGAGTTGATCGACCCGAACTTCGCACGCACGCTGCGCCCCCTGGCGCCGGTCGCACAGCTGGCTCTCGAGGACATCGAACCGGTGGTCGCGCCCGAGCCCGAGCCTGAGCAGGTCGTCGAGACGCCCGAACCGGAGCCGGCGGTCAAGGCGCCGCGCCCCCGGAAGGGCCGCCCCGCCGTGCCGGCATGGGAGGACGTCCTGCTGGGCGTGCGGTCCAGTGGCGGTCAGCGCTAG
- a CDS encoding DUF2537 domain-containing protein, protein MSDETPWAAGLTVAAFVAAVIAAAIVVLSIGLMRVHPLLAAGLNLVAVGGLAPTVWGWRTVPVWRWFVLGSGVGVAGAWIALIVISVAG, encoded by the coding sequence GTGAGCGACGAGACGCCATGGGCCGCCGGCCTGACGGTGGCAGCGTTCGTCGCCGCGGTGATCGCTGCGGCCATCGTGGTGCTCAGCATCGGGCTCATGCGGGTGCATCCGCTGCTGGCAGCCGGGCTCAACCTCGTTGCCGTCGGCGGGCTGGCGCCCACTGTCTGGGGATGGCGCACCGTACCGGTGTGGCGCTGGTTCGTGCTGGGCTCCGGGGTGGGAGTGGCCGGCGCGTGGATCGCGCTGATCGTCATATCTGTCGCGGGATGA
- a CDS encoding TrmH family RNA methyltransferase, with the protein MPDDVEGPVVVDIDDPDDPRLDDFRDLNSVDRRPDLPSGKGLVIAEGVLVVQRMLASRFVPRALLGTERRLIELGGDLDALDAPFYRASAEVMAAAVGFHLNRGVLASASRAAELTIAQVIDGARTVAVLEGVNDHENLGSVFRNAAGLGVDAVIFGSGCADPLYRRAVRVSMGHALLVPFAKAEHWPADLKVLQDKGFQILAMTPDPAAQTLAEAMTELSGQRLAILVGAEGPGLQEHTMRSADVRVRIPMSRGTDSLNVATAAALAFYERDRLGR; encoded by the coding sequence GTGCCTGACGATGTCGAGGGGCCCGTCGTCGTCGACATCGACGACCCCGACGATCCCCGGCTCGACGACTTCCGCGACCTCAACAGTGTCGACCGCCGACCGGACCTGCCCAGCGGCAAGGGGCTGGTGATCGCCGAGGGCGTGCTGGTGGTGCAGCGCATGCTGGCGTCCCGGTTCGTCCCGCGTGCACTGTTGGGAACCGAACGGCGACTCATCGAGTTGGGCGGCGACCTCGACGCGCTCGATGCGCCCTTCTATCGAGCGAGCGCCGAGGTCATGGCCGCGGCCGTCGGCTTCCACCTCAACCGCGGGGTGCTCGCGTCGGCGTCGCGGGCCGCTGAGCTCACGATCGCCCAGGTGATCGACGGGGCCCGCACCGTCGCCGTCCTCGAAGGAGTCAACGACCACGAGAACCTCGGGTCGGTCTTCCGCAACGCCGCCGGGTTGGGTGTGGACGCGGTGATCTTCGGCAGCGGTTGCGCCGACCCCCTGTATCGGCGGGCCGTGCGGGTGTCGATGGGGCATGCGCTGTTGGTGCCGTTCGCCAAGGCAGAGCACTGGCCTGCAGATCTCAAAGTGTTGCAGGACAAGGGGTTTCAGATTCTCGCCATGACACCCGATCCGGCGGCCCAGACACTCGCCGAAGCGATGACGGAGTTGTCCGGGCAGCGGTTGGCCATCCTCGTCGGCGCGGAGGGGCCGGGTCTTCAGGAGCACACCATGCGGTCCGCCGACGTCCGGGTGCGGATCCCGATGTCGCGCGGCACGGACTCGCTCAACGTCGCGACAGCTGCGGCTCTGGCGTTCTACGAGCGGGATAGGCTCGGCCGGTGA
- a CDS encoding DUF2530 domain-containing protein, whose protein sequence is MNPDAEPQPPPLPAALLAPWPVIVVITCGWVIATVLAFTVGTLHEWRPVTVAGLGVGVLGTSIFLWQRHAVRHGRRGAQRGLT, encoded by the coding sequence ATGAATCCCGACGCCGAACCGCAACCGCCTCCGCTGCCTGCAGCACTGCTCGCACCGTGGCCGGTCATCGTGGTCATCACCTGCGGCTGGGTGATCGCCACGGTGCTGGCATTCACCGTCGGCACGCTGCACGAGTGGCGGCCCGTCACCGTGGCGGGCCTCGGTGTCGGAGTTCTTGGCACATCTATTTTTCTGTGGCAACGTCACGCCGTGCGGCATGGCCGCCGCGGCGCCCAACGCGGCCTGACCTGA